The genomic interval AGCGCCTCATCGAGCAGAGCAACCGGCGTGAGTCTTGCCATGAGCCCTCCTGGGAGTCCTCTTGGGAGTGTtctccaaaatatttctggtttgcTGCATGTTTGGGCTGGGATCTCACTCCCTGGAATCCACAGTTCGGTTCCTAGGAATGGGGCCTGCTGCTGGGGCAAGTCACTGtccagccctgagctggggTGTTGGGAAGGATTTGGAGGCAGCAGTCATGTTCTGCCTCCCACAGGGGAGGCTGTGGAACTTGGTTCTCATTGGCCTGAATGTAGGATCAGTGTGTATTCCTGCCTGCCCTGAAGCCAGGGTTAGTGCTCAAACTGACAGCCTCATATTCCTGTGTGAGCTCAAGGCTCAATTGGACTCATTTCTCCTGCAGGACCCCTGAAAAAAGAAGATGGAGACCTGCAAAAAGCTGTAAGCACACAGAGGTGGGGCTCAAACTCTGGGAGTTGTGGCTTCCCCCATTCCAGTCTTACTCTGTGCTCTCCTGCAGTGTCTCATTGAGGCAGTGACAATCATGGACATCATCTGCAAACAGGACTCCTCCTACGTGTGCCGTGCTGTCTCCTTCCTGAAAACCCTGCACAGCAGGATCTGTGGGGATGCCACTTATGCCAGGGCCCTGCTGCCCATTGCCCAGTTCTTCCTGAACCACAGTAAGTCTTCAGCTCCCACCCCCTCTTCCACAATTCAGTCATGCCTTttccagcacagccttttgTCCTGGCAGTCTTGCCTGTGCTCTGGTATGAATTATCCCACCCCAGGAGACCCAGGAGCTGGAGAGTCCCCTGCTCTTTAGAGGAACATAACCCAGATGTCTCTTAGCCCCTGGAGCCCTGGCAAGGCTGCTGGGTGAGCTGTGCTCAGCAAGGTGCTGTGTCCTCCCAGGCAAGCTGGCAGCTGTGGACTCGGATGCCATCTACAAACACCTCTTCACTGATatcccagctcagctcttccACAACCCATCACTGGCCTTCGAATTTGTCCAGTTCTGCAGAGACAACAGCCAGCTCCTCACAGACTCCTCCAGCatattcaggcagagcttcccAAATCTCTTCAAGGTACAATGTGttggagcagcagaggggagaGTCTGCTTCACATCCCCTTCTGTGCCCTAGAACTTCCTTTTTGCACCCCAGAGCCCTCCATGTGCCTCCATGGCAGtgctagggagagcagaggCAAGGAGGATTGTTACAAAATGAGTGTGAGTTTGAAGGGGTGGAGGGTTCTGGGTGTGTTTAGCACTGCCAGGAGAGAAGAGTCTGGGTTGGCAGGACTGTAGAGGGCTGGGGAGCACAGTGAACACAGGACACAGCACTTTGTTTCTGGAAAAGTTGAGTGAGTTGCAGCTTGCCAGCCACTGAACCAGCTGCCAGAGGCCTGTGTCGAGCTTCTAACAGGCTCCTGGGTTTTGACCAAACCCTCAGACttctctggttttgcttttcagaagtgactttcccttccccatcccatcTGGTCACAGTGTGGAGTTGTCTGGGTGTGtgatggagcagcagggataGTGCAGCAGTTTGTGATTGTTCCTTGCAGTTCCTGGCGTGGAACAGCCCACCTCTGATCTCTGAGTTTGTGGACCTTCTCCCATTTCTGCTGGATCCAGGCACAACCATTGAGATCTTCCATTTGCTGCTTGACCTGCCCTGTTTGACAGCAGCTCTGGACATCCAGCAGAGGTAATgcaccttcctttcctttcactTGTTAATCAGCATCATACCACTGACCAAAGCCCAGTGCACACTTCTGAGCCTCAGCTGTCACAGAGCAAgagacatcactgcagtcaggtTAACACAAGGCTGCACAGATGTCAGCCAGTTTTCCTAGTAATGTGTTGTACATGGGAAGAGAAGGTGACCAGCTCTCACATTTCAGTACTGGTCTGTCTCTGTTACTattcccctctccctgtccaACTCCAAATGATTGCCACGTGTTTGAGGCTTCCATGAGCTACCACCTCAATACAGAGGTGAAATATCTGGTCTTCCTTTCCTGCTCTTAGCCCTgttttttgctctgttttcctgGAGGCACACAGAATTAAATTCCTGAGATCTTATGAGCTGTGAGTTTCCATGAAGATGGGGTAGGACTGGAACTGGCTCTACTTCTGCTCTACCTTGTCCTCCTGACATTACAGTTCTTTCTCAAGTGCTTAGAAAAGAGGCAGAATTTGGTGGGCTTGGATGACTGAGGGATACAGAGtgtcatttttcccttttccaggcaTGACACAGAAGCAAGTCTGGAACTATTGCCTGAATATGGGGGACCTGAGCTCATCAGGTTGTCCCTCTGGCTTCCAGAGAGCCTAGATTAGACCAATTTATGTTCAACCACCACAGTGTTcaggatcccagctctgccctggcccATTCTCACAGTGCAGCACATTCTGTGTGTTCCCTGCTAGGGcagctgctcttcctgcctCTGAGAAGGCTGGGGGTGACCCAGCTGGGAAGCCAGCCACGTGTCTGGAGGCCTTTCGCCATCCCCTCTACAAGAGCATATTCCAGTATCTCCTCCGCACCAAGTCTGCTCCCCAGGATGCCCCCGAGAGGTAGGAGCCTGCCTGGAGTGTGGTTCAGccatccagctctgggaggcAGCACTGGGATTACTGGGAgaggcacagctgctctgagctggccTGAGGTGGATTTCTCTCCCCTCTGTCAGCTTTGCCAGCACTCAAAGGCCCTGTGGGGAATAGGGAAGGGCAACTGGGAACAAACCTTCAACAGTCACTCTTCTTTTGCCCACAGTCTGGTTCCACTTCGGCAGCTGCTGGGATCCCTGGCTGGCAGCCCAAGGGTGGTGCAGTGTGCAGAGGCTGTCCCTGTCTTACTGGAGCTCTTTTTCAGGGTGGTGGCAGAGGTGGGTCCTTTTGGGGAAGTTTGGCTCCCAGTTATGCCACAGGGATCTCTTGTTATGTGAAGAGCAGTCATAGAAACAAACTTGTGAAGATGCTGCAGCTCAAAGAGAGGGGTGCATGAGGGGAGGGTGGGATTGGTACTGGCAtgaggcagcactgagctggcCACTTGATCCAGAGGAACTGAAGAGCTCAGTGGAGCAGTGTCAGGTTCACTCTGTGCTCTCAGCCAGCTGTAAAGGAGAGAGATGAGGGCACAGTGAGAGCCTGATACCtgctttgtgcactgctcccCTCCTAGATCAGGCAGTTTCCCTGCCAGCTCTCACCTGGctggttattttggggtttgacTGCTGGATGTCACTGGTACTGCTGAAACAAGGGCTGGCTTTCAGTTTGCAGATGAGTCTCTGATAAACcagctggtggtgctgctgctgcagaggagtGACCAGCTCTATGAGATCCCAGCGTTCAAAGAGGATGTGTACAGGTGAGATGAGACAggaggcacagcccagctcccagcccttcctcctgGCATCCCAGGGCAGCCCAGGAGCCTTTTCAGTTTTGGCCCAGTCCCCACTGTGACATATCTTTGAAGGGTGCAAAATGGGGGCTGCACCTTCATCCCAGCTGGGAACATCCTGAGGATACAGCCCTGTGCCAGTGGCTGGgtgctgccagctcctcctggctTTGGGCATCACCACCTTTCCTGGTCTGAGCTGTGCCCTTCTCTCTGCTCCAGGGTGCTGGGCTCCCAGCTGGCAATGCTCTGCAGGCTGCGCCCTGCGCTCGTGGTGGAACTGTCCACAGAGATCCTGGAGTTCTCTGGAGCTGTCAGCAACATCCAGAGCAAGGAGGCCATCTTCACCCACATGGTGAGCagggctgccccagctgctcaccttccctctcctcctctctcctagCATTATCTAACCTGATTTTCTATTCCCTAAAAATCACtccattcccttttcctgtgctttcctGTGCCCTGGCCCCAGGTGTGGGCTATCGGTGAGTACCTGTCGGTGTCCTACGACAAGCGCTGCACAGTGGAGCAGATCACGCGCTTCTTCGAGACCCTCGAGGCTGTGCTCTTTGAGATCACCCAGCTCCGGCCGCAggccagcacccccagctgtgccccccgTGCCATCAGTGTCCTCATGGCCACCTTGACCAAGCTGGCAGCCCGCAGCCAGGACTTGATCCCCAGGTGAGCACTGGCAGAGGGTTGAAAGGTGCAGGTCTCATGGGTGCAAACGTGGGTTTGGTGGTGGTAGTTAATAATTGAGGCTGGCAACTGAAAAAGGACAGAGGTGAGCTGTGGAAGGGCACAGTTTGGAGGACTGGGATTCATCTGCTGGCTGATGTTCTGTCACCTGCACTAGTCTGTTGGAGTTTACACACTTAAGTAGTGACCTCTCTGGGTGAAAATACCTGTCTGATGTCTGTGTCCTTCTCTCCTGCAGAGTGTCCATGTTCCTGTCCAAGATGAGGACATTTGTGCAGAgccctgctgtcacctctgtTTACTGTGAGGAAGACCTTGAGGAGATCCTCATTCGAGCAACAGAGCTCATGAACCTGCTGAAAATGCCCAGCGTGGCTCAGTTTGTGTTCACCCCTCCCATGGCCAGCACACAGTTTCAGAGGGACGTGAATGACTCCCTCCCTTTGGCCCTGAGGATGGTcacccagctcctggagccTGCTCCAGGCTCCATGCCAGTGTGAGGGCAGGAGGTTTCTGGAGTAAATCACTGGACATCGCTGACACTCAAGGCTGAGGCCCTGATCTTAACTGGAAAAGAGGAACAAATGTTTGTGAATGAAACAGAGAATAGGAATAAGGAGAGCTGAGGCTGTTTGTATTTCTGTGTCCTAGTGCCTGTTGCTTTTTTATCTCCTAAGCTTGTCTTATCCCTTCCTGGTGAGCACGCATTGAAAATCCTGGTGGATTTGTGTGAATGTTGCAGGAGAGTGAATGGTGCATTAATACCCTGCCAGCACACCCTGTTCCTTTGGAGGGAGATGTATTTCTCACTACACCTGCACGTGCTGCTTTTCTTGCCTCTCCTTGCAGGAGATCAGGCAAAGGC from Poecile atricapillus isolate bPoeAtr1 chromosome 14, bPoeAtr1.hap1, whole genome shotgun sequence carries:
- the AP5Z1 gene encoding AP-5 complex subunit zeta-1, with product MLLRWGMMTAAPGAVREEPPARILVTPRLCEPSLRAEPSCSSRRVSPERARLYRPPWGTALAAYRGAGPGGGGAGMFTAAAESFLRQAREIQEEELRRFAARVSALLQGPEPGPEAVDGLQRLHLTVAATKYPRKLDGKFVELLQTVLCLPKSPEQIQVLCAAILREMSPCNDLILSCDEIQDTKLLSLVSSVLLAQENKGEMAAVGQHVVKVLERRLPEGQSARFLLPVLANVISLSPESLTEEQTNVVSKKMADWLRYASIQQGMAQPSGGFFSSPRTKQPAPITEMDGSVATDFFTVLSVAQHYTQDQWLNVQTFSMLRNWLLCYGGKELSTLNSGDKAGVDRCVTSLVSTTATAGQLLPPRERLRDKAFEYCQRLIEQSNRRPLKKEDGDLQKACLIEAVTIMDIICKQDSSYVCRAVSFLKTLHSRICGDATYARALLPIAQFFLNHSKLAAVDSDAIYKHLFTDIPAQLFHNPSLAFEFVQFCRDNSQLLTDSSSIFRQSFPNLFKFLAWNSPPLISEFVDLLPFLLDPGTTIEIFHLLLDLPCLTAALDIQQRAAALPASEKAGGDPAGKPATCLEAFRHPLYKSIFQYLLRTKSAPQDAPESLVPLRQLLGSLAGSPRVVQCAEAVPVLLELFFRVVAEFADESLINQLVVLLLQRSDQLYEIPAFKEDVYRVLGSQLAMLCRLRPALVVELSTEILEFSGAVSNIQSKEAIFTHMVWAIGEYLSVSYDKRCTVEQITRFFETLEAVLFEITQLRPQASTPSCAPRAISVLMATLTKLAARSQDLIPRVSMFLSKMRTFVQSPAVTSVYCEEDLEEILIRATELMNLLKMPSVAQFVFTPPMASTQFQRDVNDSLPLALRMVTQLLEPAPGSMPV